A part of Candidatus Dormiibacterota bacterium genomic DNA contains:
- a CDS encoding GNAT family N-acetyltransferase: MTERDTRVVADLAGQLGYPSTEAQIRRRFDSVSGDPGSAVFVAEDEDGRIVGWTHVIARIFLESDPYAELAGLVVDRCARRQGAGRALVAAAETWAKSRGYATMRVRSNVKRLEARPFYEGRGYVIGKSQHVYEKTLE, translated from the coding sequence ATGACGGAACGGGACACCCGGGTGGTCGCCGATCTCGCCGGACAGCTGGGCTACCCTTCGACCGAGGCGCAGATTCGCAGGCGCTTCGATTCGGTATCGGGCGATCCGGGGTCGGCCGTTTTCGTCGCGGAAGACGAGGACGGCCGGATCGTCGGGTGGACGCACGTCATCGCGAGGATCTTCCTGGAGTCGGACCCGTACGCCGAGCTCGCCGGCCTGGTGGTCGACCGATGCGCGCGTCGCCAGGGAGCCGGCCGGGCGCTCGTGGCGGCGGCCGAGACCTGGGCGAAGAGTCGCGGCTACGCGACGATGCGCGTGCGCTCCAACGTCAAGCGCCTCGAAGCCCGGCCATTCTACGAGGGCAGGGGCTACGTCATCGGCAAATCGCAGCACGTGTACGAGAAGACCCTCGAGTGA
- a CDS encoding BON domain-containing protein, with translation MHRLLVRTLTMPALLAILSLGCSQAHSKAEVERTAGDSLHDASITMRIKTTYLFNGHLNPFRINVDTRDGVVTLHGTVPSDVHRDLAGEIAKNADGVKSVDNQLTIAQGGGDGPTEADKSFSEAVRDASTSASIKLSLAFERGVKASHITVHTDRGTVTLAGEVDSQAERQLAARVAHDTEGVKHVVNQLQVRG, from the coding sequence ATGCATCGACTTCTCGTTCGAACGCTCACGATGCCGGCGCTTCTTGCGATCCTTTCTCTCGGATGCTCACAGGCGCACTCGAAGGCCGAAGTGGAGCGCACCGCCGGTGATTCGCTGCACGACGCTTCGATCACGATGCGCATCAAGACCACGTACCTGTTCAACGGCCACCTCAATCCGTTCCGCATCAACGTCGATACCCGCGACGGCGTCGTCACCCTGCACGGAACCGTGCCGAGCGACGTTCACCGCGATCTCGCCGGCGAGATCGCCAAGAACGCCGACGGCGTCAAGAGCGTCGACAACCAGCTGACGATCGCGCAGGGCGGCGGAGACGGGCCGACGGAAGCCGACAAGAGCTTCAGCGAGGCCGTCCGTGACGCCTCCACCAGCGCCTCCATCAAGCTGTCGCTCGCCTTCGAGCGCGGCGTGAAGGCGTCGCACATCACCGTCCACACCGACCGGGGGACTGTGACCCTGGCGGGTGAAGTCGACTCACAAGCCGAGCGGCAGCTCGCCGCCCGCGTCGCCCACGACACCGAGGGCGTCAAGCACGTCGTGAACCAGCTCCAGGTCCGCGGTTGA
- a CDS encoding outer membrane beta-barrel protein gives MKWKMIMTAIAATAFLCAPALAGSLGVYGSYWNSDQADNSAGGGGRIGFSFVKFLELDFHGTYYSSFTTDVNGQAVDVKAKPVDAGLRVNFLPSFPFTPYVGAGVTRYFLDSDQGSIDDKNGIYGQAGIELGSAASRFFVEALWRKMETHVSLASFDRNAKFDGIAANAGLVWRWGR, from the coding sequence ATGAAATGGAAGATGATAATGACGGCGATCGCCGCGACGGCGTTTCTGTGCGCTCCGGCTCTGGCGGGCAGTCTCGGTGTTTACGGCTCCTACTGGAATTCAGACCAGGCCGACAACAGCGCGGGCGGAGGGGGACGGATCGGGTTCTCCTTCGTGAAGTTCCTCGAGCTCGACTTCCACGGGACCTACTATTCGAGTTTCACCACCGACGTGAACGGCCAGGCGGTCGACGTCAAGGCGAAGCCTGTGGACGCCGGCCTGCGCGTCAACTTTCTTCCTTCCTTCCCGTTCACGCCCTACGTCGGGGCGGGAGTCACCCGATACTTCCTGGATTCCGATCAGGGCTCGATTGACGACAAGAACGGAATCTACGGCCAGGCGGGCATCGAGCTCGGCTCCGCGGCCTCCCGGTTCTTTGTGGAGGCGCTCTGGAGGAAGATGGAGACCCACGTCAGCCTGGCGTCCTTCGACAGGAACGCCAAGTTCGACGGCATCGCGGCTAACGCGGGCCTCGTGTGGCGCTGGGGTCGGTAA
- a CDS encoding glycosyltransferase family 2 protein, which translates to MSAYFYIIVIFILVDALKVYLEIWNRPVRRDFTTDLSKVTALIPTHNGQAVIRETVEDLIRAGFARDRILVVDDGSTDDTPKILEQLKVRTYRIPNMGKVSAINFGIHRVQTPLVLLLDDDTRIGDARIPTSLLDHYDAAAFNVVPDRRSRYGPKGSGLISCLQRYEYCKSMEIGRRFQDGTASISCVSGAIGLFKKERLQAFHHKHTGVFQGEDLQRTIIELLNEGDVVFVDELVWTVVPDRIGALARQRILNWYPAHYHVFASYLRLLTGRNSRWRLRYEMAYNVFVVLTDPFRFWSLVMILYRRRWDEIALIYGLYLLLELYPFLTIQRKVNSGYKYLVLVLYPIFGLGNAALRALAWFVWAYKRFVTGEMRRKTEKDRKWSATSN; encoded by the coding sequence GTGTCGGCCTACTTTTACATTATCGTGATCTTCATCCTGGTGGACGCGCTCAAAGTCTACCTGGAAATCTGGAACCGCCCGGTCCGGCGCGATTTCACCACGGATCTCTCCAAGGTCACGGCGCTCATCCCGACGCACAACGGCCAGGCGGTCATCCGCGAGACGGTGGAGGACCTGATCCGCGCCGGGTTCGCGCGTGATCGGATCCTGGTCGTGGACGACGGCTCGACCGACGACACGCCGAAGATCCTCGAGCAGCTGAAGGTCCGCACCTATCGCATCCCCAACATGGGGAAGGTCTCGGCGATCAACTTCGGCATCCACCGGGTGCAGACGCCGCTCGTGCTGCTGCTCGACGACGACACGCGCATCGGGGACGCGCGGATTCCGACCTCGCTGCTCGACCACTACGACGCCGCGGCGTTCAACGTCGTGCCCGATCGGCGCAGCCGGTACGGACCGAAGGGCTCGGGACTGATCTCGTGCCTGCAGCGCTACGAGTACTGCAAGTCCATGGAGATCGGCCGCCGCTTCCAGGACGGGACGGCGAGCATCTCCTGCGTCTCGGGGGCGATCGGCCTGTTCAAGAAGGAGCGTCTGCAGGCGTTCCACCACAAGCACACCGGCGTCTTCCAGGGAGAGGACCTGCAGCGGACGATCATCGAGCTCCTGAACGAAGGGGACGTCGTGTTCGTGGACGAGCTGGTGTGGACCGTGGTGCCCGACCGGATCGGAGCCCTCGCGCGCCAGCGGATCCTGAACTGGTACCCGGCCCACTACCACGTCTTCGCCTCCTACCTGAGGCTCCTGACCGGGCGGAACTCGCGGTGGCGGCTGCGCTACGAGATGGCCTACAACGTGTTCGTGGTCCTCACGGACCCGTTCCGCTTCTGGTCGCTCGTCATGATCCTCTACAGGCGGCGCTGGGACGAAATCGCCTTGATCTACGGCCTGTATCTTCTGCTCGAGCTCTACCCGTTCCTCACCATCCAGCGCAAGGTGAACAGCGGGTACAAGTACCTGGTCCTCGTCCTCTATCCGATTTTCGGCCTGGGCAACGCCGCGCTGCGCGCCCTGGCGTGGTTCGTCTGGGCCTACAAGCGATTCGTGACCGGCGAGATGCGCCGGAAAACGGAGAAGGATCGGAAATGGAGCGCCACATCCAACTGA
- a CDS encoding dodecin family protein → MAESVYKIIELVGTSTESWEKAAMAAVSMASKSLRDLRIAEVTTLDLQIDNGKIKAYRAKVKVSFKYQAGR, encoded by the coding sequence ATGGCCGAGAGCGTCTACAAGATCATCGAGCTCGTGGGGACCAGCACGGAATCGTGGGAGAAGGCGGCGATGGCCGCTGTCAGCATGGCCTCCAAGAGCCTGCGCGATCTGCGGATCGCGGAGGTGACGACGCTCGACCTGCAAATCGACAACGGGAAGATCAAGGCCTACAGGGCCAAGGTGAAGGTGTCCTTCAAGTACCAGGCTGGTCGATGA
- a CDS encoding DNA-3-methyladenine glycosylase 2 family protein encodes MADVTFKRLEELDGYQAQFLYAGRGLGVTSFGMNVLRAPRPATLTRRDLPEAARHLAGRDRDLRRILKTHGPPPLWGRRPGFATLVRIILEQQVSLASARAIFRRLARGVVPFTPERFVEMGTARLRLLGVTRQKAAYCLHVAEAVSGGSLNLKTVARMDDADVALTLTRLKGVGPWTADIYLLMALRRPDIWPAGDIALVHAVRSVKRLRGRASPERVARLADAWRPYRSVAARMMWQDYLAERTRSTS; translated from the coding sequence ATGGCCGACGTCACCTTCAAGCGGCTCGAGGAGCTCGACGGCTACCAGGCGCAGTTCCTGTACGCCGGACGCGGACTCGGTGTCACGTCGTTCGGCATGAACGTCCTGCGCGCCCCGCGACCCGCGACGCTGACCAGGCGCGACCTTCCGGAGGCGGCGCGCCATCTGGCCGGACGGGATCGGGATCTCCGGCGTATCTTGAAGACCCATGGTCCGCCTCCGCTGTGGGGGCGGCGTCCGGGCTTCGCGACGCTCGTGCGGATCATCCTGGAGCAGCAGGTCTCGCTGGCCTCGGCCCGGGCGATCTTCCGGCGGCTCGCGCGGGGCGTGGTGCCGTTCACGCCCGAGCGATTCGTCGAGATGGGGACCGCCCGCCTGCGCTTGCTCGGCGTGACCCGGCAGAAGGCGGCGTACTGCCTTCATGTCGCCGAGGCGGTGAGCGGCGGGAGTCTCAATCTGAAGACCGTCGCGCGCATGGACGACGCGGACGTCGCCCTTACGCTGACGCGACTCAAGGGCGTGGGGCCCTGGACGGCCGATATCTATCTTTTGATGGCGCTGCGTCGCCCGGACATCTGGCCGGCGGGGGACATCGCGCTGGTGCACGCGGTGCGCAGCGTGAAGCGGCTGCGCGGCCGCGCGTCGCCGGAGCGCGTCGCGCGCCTCGCCGACGCCTGGCGCCCCTACCGATCGGTGGCGGCGAGGATGATGTGGCAGGATTACCTGGCGGAACGGACCCGTTCGACTTCATGA
- a CDS encoding DMT family transporter — protein MTSARGGGPSGTTVLCTASALVAFAANSVLCRLALGRAEIDAASFSTIRLASGAVALVLLSLGMRGRPLRVGGNWGSAALLFLYAIPFSFAYTSLGAGTGALILFGSVQATMLLAAIGSGERPRPRHWVGLALAVAGLVILVLPGLRAPSPGGAMLMTVGGISWGIYSLRGRGPAGPLPETTGNFIRSIPFALTVSLLSARHLHASPGGILLALASGVVASGLGYVLWYAALKGLSASRAATVQLSVPALAAAGGVMVLGESVSPRLAAAAILILGGVALTLAGREGRPGSRSG, from the coding sequence GTGACGTCGGCGCGGGGCGGGGGTCCCTCCGGCACCACGGTCCTCTGCACGGCGTCGGCGCTCGTCGCCTTCGCGGCGAACTCGGTGCTCTGCCGGCTGGCCCTCGGCCGCGCGGAGATCGACGCGGCGAGCTTCTCGACCATTCGCCTGGCGTCGGGGGCGGTCGCCTTGGTCCTGCTGTCCCTGGGGATGCGCGGCCGGCCGCTCCGGGTCGGTGGAAACTGGGGATCGGCCGCCCTGCTCTTCCTCTACGCCATCCCGTTCTCGTTCGCCTACACGAGCCTGGGGGCCGGGACGGGGGCGCTCATCCTGTTCGGGTCGGTCCAGGCGACCATGCTCCTGGCCGCGATCGGGTCGGGGGAACGTCCGCGCCCCCGCCACTGGGTCGGCCTCGCGCTTGCGGTGGCGGGCCTGGTGATCCTGGTGCTTCCGGGGCTGCGGGCCCCTTCCCCGGGCGGCGCCATGCTCATGACTGTCGGCGGGATCTCCTGGGGGATCTATTCTCTGCGGGGCCGCGGCCCCGCCGGTCCGCTGCCCGAGACGACCGGCAACTTCATCCGCTCGATCCCCTTCGCCCTGACGGTCAGCCTGCTCTCCGCCCGTCATCTGCATGCGAGCCCGGGTGGCATCCTCCTGGCCCTGGCCTCGGGGGTCGTCGCCTCCGGTCTCGGCTACGTCCTCTGGTACGCCGCTTTGAAGGGATTGAGCGCGTCCCGCGCCGCCACGGTGCAGCTGTCGGTGCCGGCGCTGGCCGCGGCAGGGGGCGTGATGGTCCTGGGAGAGAGCGTGTCGCCGCGGTTGGCTGCGGCGGCGATCCTGATCCTCGGAGGAGTCGCGCTCACCCTTGCGGGACGCGAGGGTCGACCCGGCAGTCGATCCGGGTAG
- a CDS encoding TlpA disulfide reductase family protein: protein MVQEFGGKVRFVSENYGDSKLAKRFGVTRYPAIFVDDVLAATPDDFGFYGKGAAEVGGRYAPLKSAAAHERFRADLSRMIRLVLEGDKDAAHAAAAPAPAAAIAEWPAVTITDLDGRSVDRSTLAGRPVAVELWATWCPPCRGTLAWLGDLKKLHGDRLAVVAISVQSEEPDVRKLVSELKLPFVFAIGTPEVVRAFGDVSAVPTLLLFDGEGHAVATYYGAPPTLHTEAETALASLLK, encoded by the coding sequence GTGGTTCAGGAATTCGGGGGGAAGGTGCGGTTCGTGTCGGAGAACTACGGAGACTCGAAGCTGGCGAAGCGCTTCGGGGTCACGCGCTACCCGGCGATCTTCGTCGACGACGTCCTGGCGGCCACACCCGACGATTTCGGCTTCTACGGCAAGGGGGCGGCCGAGGTGGGGGGTCGGTACGCGCCGCTCAAGAGCGCTGCGGCCCACGAACGCTTCCGGGCCGATCTGTCGCGCATGATCCGGCTGGTCCTGGAAGGGGACAAGGACGCTGCCCACGCCGCGGCGGCCCCCGCGCCCGCGGCCGCGATCGCCGAATGGCCGGCCGTGACAATCACCGACCTCGACGGCAGATCCGTGGACCGGTCCACACTGGCGGGACGGCCGGTGGCGGTCGAGCTCTGGGCCACCTGGTGTCCTCCCTGCCGCGGCACTCTCGCGTGGCTCGGAGATCTCAAGAAGCTCCATGGGGACCGCCTCGCGGTCGTGGCGATCTCCGTGCAGTCCGAGGAGCCGGACGTGCGCAAGCTCGTGTCCGAGCTCAAGCTGCCGTTCGTGTTCGCGATCGGCACACCCGAGGTCGTGCGCGCGTTCGGCGACGTGAGCGCCGTGCCGACGCTCCTGCTGTTCGACGGCGAGGGGCACGCCGTCGCGACGTATTACGGCGCCCCCCCGACGCTGCACACCGAGGCCGAGACGGCGCTCGCCTCTCTTCTCAAGTGA